In one window of Microtus pennsylvanicus isolate mMicPen1 chromosome 2, mMicPen1.hap1, whole genome shotgun sequence DNA:
- the Gli4 gene encoding zinc finger protein GLI4, giving the protein MATLEDVEESTPVLSPSSLSSPGTPGDQHHVHPHGSPRSSPEAADLDLQDIEEVEVSRDTWLDSEWEPKKTPASLSAHSPGDGLASDGRALRGLLKSLPSMSKCGDSFGEECTVEQSAGLPPGTLPCSQKRDTWHMVLVPQGAQGTEDSTKKAAELGSSLGRSCRQAGPRGAKPHRCEACGKSFKYNSLLLKHQRIHTGEKPYACHECSKRFGSWWGFMQHHRIHTGEKPYECSQCGQAFSHSSHFTQHLRIHNGEKPYKCGECGHAFSQSSNLVRHQRLHTGEKPYVCSQCGKAFIWSSVLIEHQRIHTGEKPYKCEDCGKAFRGRSHFFRHLRTHTGEKPFACGTCGKAFGQSSQLIQHQRVHYHE; this is encoded by the exons ATGGCAACCTTAGAGGATGTTGAGGAGTCCACTCCTGTCTTGTCACCCAGCAGTCTGTCATCACCAGGAACACCTGGAGACCAGCACCATGTGCATCCTCACG gctcccccCGTTCCAGTCCCGAGGCAGCAGACCTGGACCTTCAAGACATAGAGGAAGTGGAGGTCAGCAGAGACACCTGGCTTG ACTCTGAGTGGGAGCCTAAGAAGACTCCAGCCTCTCTCAGTGCCCACAGTCCTGGAGATGGCCTGGCCTCGGATGGAAGGGCTCTGAGGGGCCTCTTGAAGAGCCTCCCCAGCATGTCTAAGTGTGGGGACAGCTTTGGCGAGGAATGTACCGTGGAGCAGTCAGCAGGCCTGCCTCCAGGGACCCTGCCCTGCTCTCAGAAAAGGGACACTTGGCACATGGTGCTCGTGCCACAGGGAGCCCAAGGGACCGAGGACAGCACCAAGAAGGCTGCCGAGCTGGGTAGTAGTTTGGGGCGCAGCTGCCGGCAGGCCGGCCCACGGGGCGCCAAGCCACACCGCTGCGAGGCCTGTGGCAAGAGCTTCAAGTACAACTCTCTGCTGCTGAAGCACCAGCGCATCCACACCGGGGAGAAGCCTTACGCCTGCCACGAGTGCAGCAAGCGCTTTGGGAGCTGGTGGGGCTTCATGCAGCACCACCGcatccacactggagagaagccctatgagtgCAGCCAGTGCGGCCAGGCCTTCAGCCACAGCTCACACTTCACACAGCACCTGCGCATCCACAACGGCGAGAAGCCCTACAAGTGCGGTGAGTGTGGCCATGCCTTCAGCCAGAGCTCCAACCTGGTGCGGCACCAGCGGCTGCACACCGGGGAGAAGCCATATGTCTGCAGCCAGTGCGGCAAGGCCTTCATCTGGAGCTCTGTGCTCATCGAACACCAGCGCATTCACACCGGCGAGAAGCCCTACAAGTGCGAAGATTGCGGCAAGGCCTTCCGAGGTCGGTCACACTTCTTCCGGCACCTACGGACTCACACGGGTGAGAAGCCCTTCGCCTGTGGCACCTGTGGCAAGGCTTTTGGCCAGAGCTCCCAGCTCATCCAGCACCAGAGGGTGCACTACCATGAGTAG